A section of the Dendrosporobacter quercicolus genome encodes:
- a CDS encoding zeta toxin family protein, which yields MGEQYARLVVIAGPNGSGKSTITEKIYAANPGDLPSLYINADEIAKQYQLKALAAAEEADRLRRTAIRQGQSFAMETVMSTDAKIALLKAAKAAGYVIYFLFVTTQDPMINVERVRNRVLKGGHDVPADKIRSRYHRTMARLAEATRIVDVARIYDNSGEGPVLIAEKLPSGVLVLYPQGRLSLWTGQALRAMFGLNGYKRVMLKTTKKSNRPPSC from the coding sequence ATGGGCGAACAATACGCTCGTTTAGTGGTGATTGCCGGTCCCAACGGTTCAGGGAAAAGTACAATAACTGAAAAAATCTATGCGGCAAATCCCGGTGATTTGCCGTCTTTGTATATTAATGCCGATGAAATTGCCAAACAATATCAGCTAAAGGCGCTGGCGGCGGCCGAGGAGGCCGACCGGCTGCGCCGTACCGCCATTAGGCAGGGGCAGTCTTTTGCCATGGAAACAGTGATGTCGACAGATGCTAAAATTGCTTTGCTAAAGGCGGCAAAAGCGGCCGGGTATGTCATTTATTTTCTGTTTGTTACCACCCAGGATCCGATGATTAATGTGGAGCGGGTCCGCAACCGGGTGCTAAAGGGGGGCCACGATGTTCCCGCGGATAAAATCAGATCCAGATATCACCGGACGATGGCCCGGCTGGCTGAGGCCACGCGGATTGTTGATGTGGCGCGGATTTATGATAATTCCGGCGAAGGGCCGGTGCTGATTGCGGAGAAGCTGCCAAGCGGAGTGCTGGTGCTTTATCCGCAGGGGCGGCTGAGCCTGTGGACCGGTCAGGCCTTGCGAGCGATGTTTGGCCTGAATGGCTACAAAAGAGTCATGTTAAAGACAACCAAGAAAAGTAACCGTCCGCCGTCTTGCTAA
- the asnB gene encoding asparagine synthase (glutamine-hydrolyzing): MCGITGWIDWDNDLEQERAILDAMVATLAARGPDASGTYVKPAVALGHRRLSVVDLVNGAQPMIRRRGDWNYVITYNGELYNTPELRQELEARGYHFTTSSDTEVLLTAYIEYGPACVEKLNGIFAFGIWDEQKEHLFLARDRIGVKPLFYAERGGRLLFGSELKALLANPLVQPEIDAAGLAEVFMIGPARTPGHGIFRDIYELKPGHSLLYNRNGTRIVQYWALHSKPHEDDFTQTVKTVRELLLDTAQRQLVADVPVCTFLSGGLDSSALTALAANTYRRDGLGQLHTYSVDYRDNEKFFQASSFQPNADAPWVKRMAEYFHTNHHEIILENQELAQSLPQAAVARDLPGMADIDTSLYLFSREIKKGATVALSGECADEVFGGYPWFYREEMINATTFPWAPRPEIRLDWLSPEFKARLNLSDYVKQRYSDALAEVPRLPGEAAGAARMREIFYLSLTRWMPTLLDRKDRMSMAFGLEVRVPYCDHRLVEYVWNVPWEMKNYQQREKGLLRYALTGILPDDVLWRKKSPYPKTHNPEYLNTVRKWALEVLDDTSSPLLPLIDAGKIKAIAQTDLAASNIPWFGQLMGGAQLFAYLVQADAWMRRYKVKIV; this comes from the coding sequence ATGTGCGGCATTACTGGATGGATAGACTGGGACAATGATTTGGAGCAGGAGCGCGCTATTTTAGATGCAATGGTCGCAACACTGGCAGCCAGGGGGCCCGATGCATCCGGAACTTACGTTAAACCGGCGGTAGCGCTCGGTCATCGCCGGTTAAGCGTTGTTGACCTGGTCAATGGGGCGCAGCCGATGATCAGGCGGCGCGGCGACTGGAATTATGTCATTACGTATAACGGGGAGTTGTATAATACCCCCGAACTGCGGCAGGAACTGGAAGCCCGCGGCTATCACTTTACCACCAGCTCCGATACGGAGGTATTGCTGACAGCTTATATTGAATATGGTCCGGCGTGTGTCGAAAAACTGAATGGAATATTTGCTTTCGGCATTTGGGATGAACAGAAGGAACACTTATTTTTAGCCAGGGACCGCATTGGCGTCAAGCCGCTGTTTTATGCCGAGCGGGGCGGCAGGCTGCTGTTTGGTTCGGAATTAAAGGCCTTGCTGGCCAATCCGCTGGTGCAGCCGGAAATCGATGCCGCAGGATTAGCTGAAGTCTTTATGATTGGGCCGGCGCGGACGCCGGGTCATGGTATATTTCGCGATATTTACGAGCTAAAGCCCGGTCATTCGCTGCTGTATAACCGCAATGGAACACGGATCGTGCAATACTGGGCTTTGCACAGTAAGCCCCATGAAGATGATTTTACCCAGACAGTAAAGACTGTCCGCGAGTTATTGCTGGATACGGCCCAGCGGCAGCTGGTTGCTGACGTGCCGGTCTGCACGTTCCTGTCAGGCGGGCTGGATTCCAGCGCTCTTACCGCTCTGGCGGCCAATACTTACCGTCGTGACGGCTTAGGGCAGCTTCATACGTATTCGGTTGATTACCGCGACAATGAAAAATTTTTTCAGGCCAGCAGTTTTCAGCCTAATGCCGATGCGCCCTGGGTAAAGCGGATGGCGGAATATTTTCATACCAATCATCATGAAATTATCCTGGAGAATCAGGAATTGGCGCAAAGTCTGCCCCAGGCCGCCGTTGCGCGTGATTTACCGGGAATGGCTGATATTGATACATCGCTGTATCTATTTTCCCGGGAAATCAAAAAAGGCGCTACGGTAGCATTGTCGGGAGAGTGCGCTGATGAGGTCTTCGGCGGTTATCCCTGGTTTTATCGCGAGGAAATGATCAACGCAACGACCTTTCCCTGGGCGCCGCGGCCGGAAATAAGGTTAGACTGGTTATCGCCGGAATTTAAAGCCAGGCTCAATTTAAGCGACTATGTCAAACAACGCTACAGCGATGCCCTGGCTGAGGTTCCGCGCTTACCGGGGGAGGCGGCCGGCGCTGCCCGGATGAGGGAAATCTTTTATTTGAGCCTGACCCGCTGGATGCCTACCCTGCTTGACCGCAAAGACCGGATGAGTATGGCCTTCGGCCTTGAGGTCCGGGTGCCTTATTGCGATCACCGGCTGGTCGAGTATGTCTGGAATGTTCCCTGGGAAATGAAAAATTATCAGCAACGGGAAAAAGGGCTGCTGCGGTATGCGTTAACCGGGATATTGCCGGACGATGTGTTATGGCGGAAAAAAAGCCCTTACCCTAAAACGCATAATCCCGAATATCTGAACACAGTGCGGAAATGGGCGCTGGAGGTTTTGGACGATACGTCTTCACCGCTGCTGCCGCTGATTGATGCCGGCAAGATTAAGGCGATTGCCCAAACTGACCTGGCGGCTTCCAATATCCCCTGGTTTGGGCAATTGATGGGCGGGGCGCAGTTGTTTGCCTATCTGGTGCAGGCTGATGCCTGGATGCGCCGCTATAAAGTGAAAATTGTATAA
- a CDS encoding radical SAM/SPASM domain-containing protein: MDFSIGIGITNKCNYNCSHCYSREDQTFELKYEDVEKLCKNLDITAINFGTGESGLHSEFDKITDYVYKKGIKMALTTNGYTVALLDDKQLKRFNDIDFSLDFAQKDNHDQFRGLGAANLVETGIERCKRLGVEASFACAMMKENYNVMDKMAEKARGIGVNLRVNVYKPVHTLKHLLTYDEFWEGVKRLFSNSKIVSCSEPIVNALIRNKTLDGGSRCGKKSLRIRPDGGIVPCVYWNKSMSSIDELVANKKKFSYEAFLQYIEEVTEETKAVPEECADCDVLDICQGGCAARRLYNDMNKPDLYCFRLYGKQPPNIDFEWGESKDLVHSDYLCTIIVQ, encoded by the coding sequence ATGGACTTTTCAATTGGGATAGGTATTACGAATAAGTGCAATTATAATTGCAGTCATTGCTATTCTCGGGAGGATCAAACTTTTGAACTTAAATATGAAGATGTAGAAAAACTTTGCAAGAACTTAGATATTACTGCTATTAATTTTGGAACAGGAGAAAGTGGATTACATTCTGAGTTTGATAAAATTACAGATTATGTATATAAGAAAGGAATAAAAATGGCCCTAACAACTAATGGTTATACAGTCGCATTGTTAGATGATAAACAGCTTAAACGATTTAATGATATTGATTTCTCATTAGATTTTGCTCAAAAAGACAATCACGATCAGTTTCGAGGATTAGGTGCCGCTAACTTAGTTGAAACTGGGATTGAAAGGTGTAAGCGACTGGGGGTAGAAGCTTCCTTTGCTTGTGCAATGATGAAAGAAAATTACAATGTAATGGATAAAATGGCTGAAAAGGCTAGGGGTATAGGCGTAAATCTTAGAGTAAATGTATATAAACCAGTTCATACACTTAAACACTTATTGACCTATGATGAATTTTGGGAAGGGGTAAAACGATTATTTAGCAATTCTAAGATAGTTTCTTGTAGTGAGCCAATCGTCAATGCATTAATCAGAAATAAAACATTGGATGGCGGGTCAAGGTGTGGCAAGAAAAGCTTGCGAATTCGGCCAGATGGCGGTATTGTCCCTTGTGTGTATTGGAATAAAAGCATGTCTAGTATTGATGAGTTAGTAGCAAATAAGAAAAAGTTTTCATATGAAGCATTTCTTCAATATATTGAAGAAGTAACTGAAGAAACCAAAGCTGTACCTGAGGAGTGTGCCGACTGCGATGTATTAGATATATGTCAAGGTGGTTGCGCGGCTCGAAGGCTTTACAATGATATGAATAAACCTGATTTATATTGCTTTAGATTATATGGTAAGCAGCCTCCAAACATTGATTTTGAATGGGGAGAATCAAAAGATCTTGTACATTCAGATTATCTGTGCACTATAATCGTACAATAA
- a CDS encoding AAA family ATPase, with protein sequence MRKIAIYGKGGIGKSTTSANVCAALADNDYKVLQIGCDPKHDSTRTIVGDFIPTVLDIWTDSEREGFDITRSMVLFNGYKNISAIEAGGPEPGVGCAGRGIIRTMDILENLNIFEEEYDFVLYDVLGDVVCGGFAKPIQSGYATEIYIVTSGEFMALYAANNIAIAVEKVGKSRGVKLGGIICNSRNVDQEFELVSEFASRINSQMIHFVKRDQLIQKCERLAKTVVEKEGNSEAANGYRVLAQKIVGNNHFAIPAPLFFQELVDLCEKYTT encoded by the coding sequence ATGCGTAAAATTGCAATTTATGGTAAAGGTGGTATTGGAAAATCCACTACATCAGCAAATGTTTGTGCAGCACTTGCTGATAATGATTATAAAGTTTTACAGATTGGATGTGACCCTAAGCATGATTCGACGAGAACAATTGTCGGTGATTTTATCCCAACTGTATTGGATATTTGGACCGATAGTGAAAGAGAGGGCTTTGATATTACACGTAGTATGGTTCTGTTTAATGGTTACAAAAACATATCAGCTATTGAAGCTGGCGGACCGGAGCCCGGTGTAGGCTGCGCGGGACGTGGCATTATTCGTACGATGGATATTCTTGAGAATCTAAATATATTTGAAGAAGAGTACGACTTTGTATTGTATGACGTACTTGGTGATGTTGTCTGCGGTGGTTTCGCTAAACCTATACAATCCGGTTATGCAACGGAAATATATATTGTAACTTCGGGGGAGTTTATGGCATTATATGCGGCCAATAATATTGCGATAGCAGTTGAAAAAGTTGGTAAAAGCCGTGGTGTAAAATTAGGGGGGATAATCTGTAATTCAAGAAATGTTGATCAGGAATTTGAGCTGGTTTCTGAGTTTGCATCCAGAATTAATTCACAGATGATCCACTTTGTGAAAAGAGATCAACTTATACAAAAGTGTGAACGATTGGCTAAGACTGTTGTAGAAAAAGAAGGCAATTCAGAGGCGGCAAACGGTTATCGAGTATTGGCTCAAAAGATTGTTGGCAATAATCATTTTGCGATTCCAGCTCCTCTGTTTTTTCAGGAATTAGTAGATTTGTGTGAAAAGTATACTACCTAG
- a CDS encoding nitrogenase component 1 — MTRDVKCGAISQYYGTLKEFNNKVNPNECKRDAKKNNKHKAVCDLSSCPIDGAYLTLSKIGSLVILFHSPPGCCMSLWILWGGAYSLKSIAGSSKTADCITLCTNMDEHDVIYGGTNKLRRAVRDIKARFNPEHVAILSSCCPGIIGDDIGEVVQEAREQLNLNVGWLDTSGFKSWYWPIGYDLAHDYIIEHIMEQPDEIEEYTINIIPYGNAASVDEKECARLLTELGLKVQLPMSVPHTSIANVKRAPYAKANTMLCLTYGWNFCKKMNEKFGTEYSEESHPISIYFTKRWLKSIGGIFKKDKEVEVLIEKELDEIKIELAFLKEKLRDKTIAITAGHDKAPSLLAMALELGLRVCYIGLITYDDLVREKIRDVTEMFDYDVELYVFPQTYEEIPLVKKHDPDVYIGPAGLTPKNALMQLSAVSTHFNDFIGPYFGFKGLINFGKEILRATSDPVPRYAPLDFLITGRERVCGEEWFKNYMKREV, encoded by the coding sequence ATGACGAGAGATGTAAAATGTGGAGCAATATCTCAGTATTATGGGACTTTAAAAGAGTTTAATAACAAGGTAAACCCAAATGAATGTAAGAGAGATGCAAAAAAGAACAATAAACACAAGGCTGTTTGTGATCTTTCTAGCTGTCCTATTGATGGTGCATATTTAACTTTATCAAAAATAGGTTCTTTGGTAATCTTATTTCACAGCCCTCCAGGCTGCTGTATGAGCCTGTGGATATTGTGGGGCGGAGCTTATTCATTAAAATCTATTGCGGGTTCCTCCAAAACAGCTGATTGTATAACACTATGTACAAATATGGATGAGCATGACGTGATTTACGGAGGAACAAATAAATTACGTCGTGCAGTTAGGGATATTAAAGCTAGGTTTAATCCTGAACATGTAGCAATATTGTCAAGTTGCTGTCCTGGAATTATTGGCGATGATATAGGTGAGGTAGTACAAGAGGCTAGAGAGCAGTTGAATTTAAACGTAGGATGGTTAGATACCTCTGGGTTCAAATCCTGGTATTGGCCAATCGGATATGATTTAGCTCACGATTATATTATTGAACACATAATGGAACAACCAGATGAAATTGAAGAATATACAATAAATATCATCCCTTACGGGAATGCTGCCAGTGTGGATGAAAAAGAATGTGCAAGACTTTTAACAGAGCTTGGACTAAAAGTGCAATTACCAATGTCTGTACCCCATACTTCAATAGCTAATGTAAAACGTGCACCTTATGCTAAAGCGAATACGATGTTGTGCTTAACATACGGATGGAATTTTTGTAAGAAGATGAACGAAAAATTTGGCACTGAATATTCAGAAGAGTCGCATCCAATAAGTATATACTTTACAAAAAGGTGGTTGAAAAGCATAGGGGGAATTTTTAAAAAAGACAAAGAAGTTGAGGTGCTTATTGAGAAAGAATTAGATGAAATTAAAATTGAATTGGCTTTTTTAAAAGAAAAATTGAGAGATAAAACAATTGCAATTACAGCAGGGCACGACAAGGCGCCTTCTTTGCTTGCTATGGCACTAGAGTTGGGTCTTAGAGTTTGCTATATTGGACTAATAACATATGATGATTTGGTAAGAGAAAAGATAAGAGATGTAACAGAAATGTTTGATTATGATGTGGAATTGTATGTTTTTCCGCAAACATATGAAGAAATTCCGTTGGTAAAGAAACATGACCCGGATGTCTATATTGGCCCAGCTGGCTTAACTCCGAAAAATGCATTGATGCAGTTATCTGCAGTTAGCACCCACTTCAATGATTTTATCGGTCCTTATTTTGGATTTAAAGGGCTGATTAATTTTGGAAAAGAAATACTACGTGCTACTAGTGATCCAGTACCGCGTTATGCTCCATTGGATTTCCTTATAACTGGCCGAGAACGTGTTTGCGGCGAAGAATGGTTTAAGAACTATATGAAAAGAGAGGTTTAA
- a CDS encoding nitrogenase component 1, which produces MKSYEIVSEKYYAIEPSHSCGLSGGFLGTLGFSNSSLLVHGSSGCGFAMRYGLSQHWKSFIPCPVTSFHERDVIFGGVKLLKQGIEKIERVNTSDILFILTTCSSEIIGDDLEEVAIQESEDRNKKVIVVEVGGASGNTFDGYNDFLYKVVKDFNERFWYPGKNEYKKNDKKQIDILGLIPLYDMFFRGDMKEIKRVLQRFDINVNSFFTGDCSVDKVQQMFHSDLIISMSNLIGKKTINKLKKVTQALTHQFSIAPIGFDYTKEFFLKIGSLLNVDRELIKSVLEEEELKARKQMLRGFDFSKVMFTSGRVAIIGEPSRTIALTNFLLNELGMKSVIIAFTSKVQEYELEILDQILKVRDNRATVLIKEDNYLIRQLLSETKPNLVFGRSIDRLKDLKKTAHITWQFPATNRLVIYDKPYLGFTGTVSIVDDIVNAFSSLWY; this is translated from the coding sequence ATGAAATCATATGAAATAGTCTCGGAAAAGTATTATGCTATCGAACCTTCACATTCGTGTGGTCTATCTGGAGGATTTTTAGGTACTTTAGGTTTTAGCAACAGCTCACTATTAGTTCACGGTTCATCAGGCTGTGGCTTTGCCATGCGCTATGGATTGTCCCAACACTGGAAAAGTTTTATTCCCTGTCCAGTAACGAGCTTTCATGAACGGGATGTAATCTTTGGAGGCGTTAAGCTTCTTAAACAAGGGATTGAGAAAATTGAACGAGTCAATACATCGGACATTTTATTTATATTAACCACATGCTCTTCAGAAATTATTGGAGATGATTTAGAAGAAGTAGCGATTCAAGAATCGGAGGACAGAAACAAAAAAGTAATAGTTGTAGAGGTTGGTGGAGCATCCGGGAATACCTTTGATGGTTATAATGACTTTTTATATAAAGTTGTGAAAGATTTTAATGAAAGATTTTGGTATCCTGGAAAAAATGAATATAAGAAAAATGATAAAAAGCAAATTGACATACTGGGACTTATCCCCCTCTATGATATGTTTTTTCGAGGTGATATGAAAGAAATTAAACGAGTACTTCAGAGGTTTGATATTAATGTAAATAGTTTTTTTACTGGAGATTGCTCGGTTGATAAGGTACAACAAATGTTTCATAGTGACCTTATTATTTCAATGTCTAATTTGATTGGGAAAAAAACAATAAACAAACTTAAAAAAGTTACTCAAGCATTAACCCATCAGTTCAGTATTGCCCCAATAGGGTTTGACTACACTAAAGAATTTTTTCTAAAAATAGGCTCACTGTTGAATGTTGACCGAGAACTAATTAAATCAGTATTGGAAGAGGAAGAATTAAAAGCAAGAAAACAGATGTTACGAGGGTTTGACTTTTCGAAGGTAATGTTTACATCAGGAAGAGTTGCAATAATCGGCGAACCTTCCAGGACAATAGCACTTACAAATTTTTTGTTAAATGAGTTGGGTATGAAGTCGGTAATTATTGCTTTTACCTCAAAAGTTCAAGAGTATGAGCTTGAAATACTAGATCAAATTCTCAAAGTACGTGACAATAGAGCAACTGTCTTGATTAAAGAGGACAATTATTTGATACGCCAATTGTTGTCTGAAACAAAGCCTAATCTTGTTTTTGGGAGAAGTATTGATCGTTTGAAAGATTTGAAAAAAACAGCACACATCACGTGGCAGTTTCCGGCTACTAATCGATTGGTCATCTATGATAAACCTTACTTAGGATTCACTGGTACTGTGTCAATTGTAGATGACATTGTAAATGCATTTTCTAGCTTATGGTATTAA
- a CDS encoding class I SAM-dependent methyltransferase gives MVNEIKSSKLSNQYFWKENFETFENEEALKYHYGVTQYPFNFSLYDKLVEKIIDPILSEKKQLQILDAGGGTGKWSVYFAKKGHQVTLIDVAEPMLKVAREVVEKEKLLNKIVIEKGDIVHLSYKDQSYEFVFSDRNPISHCGQKENSYQSIRELYRVLRKDGIIFGCVLNRMRKVAQLAMELDLDRALQLTKEGDLQRGQNDFSHYYLADELKAILLDTGFTDIKIYPTTVFTEFIPNAWLLDEIPLEKLLKLELLARERPDLISYGVRFHFIARKD, from the coding sequence ATGGTAAATGAAATTAAGTCTAGTAAATTAAGTAATCAATACTTTTGGAAAGAAAATTTTGAAACTTTTGAGAATGAGGAAGCACTTAAGTATCATTATGGTGTAACACAATATCCATTTAACTTTTCTTTATATGACAAACTCGTAGAAAAAATAATAGATCCAATTCTATCGGAAAAAAAACAATTGCAAATTCTTGATGCAGGAGGAGGAACTGGTAAATGGTCAGTCTATTTTGCTAAAAAGGGACATCAAGTTACTTTAATAGATGTAGCAGAACCTATGTTGAAAGTGGCACGAGAAGTTGTTGAAAAAGAGAAATTGCTAAACAAAATTGTTATAGAAAAGGGTGATATAGTCCATTTATCGTATAAAGATCAAAGTTACGAATTCGTTTTTAGTGATAGAAATCCTATCTCGCACTGTGGACAAAAAGAAAATTCTTATCAATCTATAAGAGAACTTTATCGAGTCTTACGGAAGGATGGTATTATTTTTGGATGTGTATTGAATAGAATGAGAAAAGTTGCACAATTAGCGATGGAGTTAGATTTGGATAGAGCGCTCCAACTTACAAAGGAGGGAGACTTGCAGCGCGGTCAAAATGATTTTTCCCATTACTATTTAGCGGATGAACTCAAAGCCATTTTGCTTGATACAGGTTTTACCGATATAAAAATTTATCCAACCACTGTATTTACTGAGTTTATTCCTAATGCATGGCTTCTAGATGAAATTCCATTGGAAAAGCTTCTTAAGCTTGAACTATTGGCTAGAGAACGGCCAGATTTAATCAGTTATGGAGTAAGGTTTCATTTTATAGCGCGGAAAGATTAA
- a CDS encoding thiamine pyrophosphate-dependent enzyme: protein MATTFEDALVVGILDANISMATGYPGFPITSIFEKVIERSFQASTKIVATWCINESVALGNAIGACLSGARSVVFVKNHGLNTMQDMLINLSYLGTRAGMLIISADDIGVKASHNESDSRLYGPLNMIPVIEPATVKDAYQYVSYGLEVSEDYKTPVILRICGSQLQQIGELNVRLQKSYTPMYNFKPKDGKCYYIGPDYYRQMKFSMIERIEKIKSLKNNNFNNFILGNCDIGIICSGNSYNKVLKVFPNAKIFKLGLVYPIILEDLEQFFSHVNDLKKVWIIEETENLIEYQITEFLYKKTFKNSNSHSLKEVIGKDSLSKVGEISEKELMKIIGNMNDGESSESTIGHENKQFVKLCPACPARAILLSLKLLNITAIGDAGCTALGTLNPFKSVHCCVCMGASIPIAAGINRITENKVVALIGDSAFFHSGILGLLNEIGHSTNLLTIIFNNKNAGMTGGQIVNIGTQDCVNSSDKIKTILQAAGVLKENVKVIKESLNLTKIKSQISKMYQENKGSKVLIIEGQCRYNIRDISDIAIKVGNAVKMIKGSMLDPGCFAYQKVDMNTHKLYTKYCGNCRICEILVNK from the coding sequence ATGGCAACTACATTTGAAGATGCATTAGTGGTGGGTATCCTGGATGCTAATATTTCAATGGCAACCGGTTATCCTGGCTTTCCAATAACCTCAATATTTGAAAAGGTGATTGAAAGATCCTTTCAAGCTTCAACTAAGATTGTAGCAACTTGGTGTATAAATGAATCCGTAGCATTAGGAAATGCTATCGGTGCATGTTTATCTGGTGCACGAAGTGTTGTATTTGTAAAGAATCACGGACTAAATACTATGCAAGACATGCTTATCAATTTATCATATTTGGGTACGCGGGCCGGTATGTTGATTATCAGTGCAGATGACATCGGTGTGAAGGCTTCACATAATGAATCGGATAGTAGATTATATGGCCCGCTTAACATGATTCCCGTTATTGAACCAGCAACTGTAAAAGATGCTTACCAGTATGTTTCTTACGGCCTAGAAGTAAGTGAAGATTATAAAACACCTGTGATCTTACGTATTTGTGGCAGTCAATTACAGCAGATAGGAGAGCTTAATGTAAGATTACAAAAGTCATATACGCCAATGTATAACTTTAAACCAAAAGATGGAAAATGCTACTACATTGGGCCCGATTATTATCGTCAAATGAAATTTTCAATGATAGAAAGAATTGAGAAAATAAAATCATTAAAAAATAACAATTTTAATAATTTTATTTTAGGCAATTGTGATATTGGAATAATATGTAGCGGAAATTCTTATAACAAGGTACTAAAAGTATTTCCTAATGCCAAAATATTCAAATTGGGTTTAGTGTATCCAATTATCTTAGAGGATCTAGAACAATTTTTTTCTCATGTTAATGATTTAAAGAAAGTGTGGATTATTGAAGAAACGGAAAATTTAATTGAATACCAAATTACAGAGTTTTTGTATAAAAAGACTTTTAAAAATTCTAATTCTCATAGTTTAAAAGAGGTGATAGGAAAAGATTCATTGTCAAAAGTAGGTGAAATAAGTGAGAAAGAATTAATGAAAATAATTGGTAATATGAATGATGGTGAAAGCTCAGAGAGTACAATTGGACACGAAAACAAGCAGTTCGTCAAATTATGTCCCGCTTGTCCGGCTAGAGCAATTTTATTAAGTTTAAAACTGTTAAATATAACTGCTATCGGAGATGCTGGTTGTACAGCTTTAGGCACACTTAATCCCTTTAAATCAGTGCATTGCTGTGTCTGTATGGGAGCAAGTATTCCTATTGCAGCAGGAATTAATCGCATAACTGAAAACAAGGTAGTCGCATTAATTGGAGACAGTGCTTTTTTTCATAGTGGCATCTTAGGGCTGCTAAATGAAATAGGTCATTCGACTAACCTATTAACTATTATTTTTAACAATAAAAATGCAGGAATGACAGGCGGGCAAATTGTTAATATTGGGACTCAAGACTGTGTAAATTCCAGTGATAAAATTAAAACAATTCTTCAAGCTGCCGGAGTGCTGAAGGAAAATGTTAAAGTAATTAAGGAGAGTCTTAATTTAACAAAAATTAAAAGTCAAATTTCGAAAATGTATCAAGAAAACAAGGGGAGTAAAGTTTTAATTATTGAAGGTCAGTGTCGCTACAACATTCGTGATATCTCGGATATTGCTATAAAAGTCGGTAATGCAGTAAAAATGATTAAAGGAAGTATGTTGGACCCAGGATGCTTTGCTTATCAAAAGGTAGACATGAATACGCATAAATTATATACAAAGTATTGTGGAAACTGTCGAATATGCGAAATTTTAGTCAACAAATAA